The genomic interval ATTCCCCCTGTATACCGGCTGTGCCGGCACTCCTGACGACCAGGCTCTCGGCCGTGCGGTCGGGCCCTCTGACGGGCCGTGCGGTCGGGCCCTCCGGTGGGCGTGTGGTCGGTGGCGGTCGGCATGGGACCGGCGTGCGGCCGGCCGGTGCCGGGCGGTACCTGCCGGTGTGCGGTCGCGCCGGTCTGCTCACCCGGCCCACCGGTGTCTGTCCGGGTCGGACGGTCTCCTCCGGCCTGCCCGGGTTTCCGGCGGAACCGGTTGATGCCTTGTGGAGCGTGCCTGGTCGGAGGATGATCGAAAGAAGTTCCTTGATCGTCAATAATGTGACTGGGATCACATCGACGTCCACCATCTCCAGGTAAGGTCTGGTCAATCGTTAACCCCTTTCGAAGGGTGCCGCCAGATGTTCAGACTCTCCCCACAAGGGCCGCGGCGACTCCGGATCGTCGGGCTCGCCGCTCTCTCCTTCCTGGTGGTGACCGTTGCCGTCGCTCCGGCAGGCAATGCCCAACCGATGGCCGCGACGGACCGGACCACAACGGACGTCGCCGCTCCGCCGGGCGTGGACGAGATCTCCAGCAGCCCGAACCTCCGCCAGATCGCCAACGTCCCCAAGCAGGGCAGCTTCGCCACCGAGGCCGCCCTCGACTCGGACCTCGCCTTCCAGGGCCGGTACGTCTTCGCCGGCAACTACGAGGGCTTCGTCATCTACGACGTCAAGAACCCCGCCCGGCCCACCATCGTCTCCCAGGTGGAGTGCTCGGGCTCGCAGAACGACATCTCGGTCTACGGCGACCTGCTCTTCCTCTCCACCGACGACCCGCGCAGTGACGACTCGTGCGACAGCACGAGCGTGCCGCGCACCGAGACGGTCTGGGAGGGCATCAAGGTCTTCGACATCAAGGACAAGCGCAACCCGCGCTACGTCAAGTCGGTGAAGACCGCCTGCGGCTCGCACACCCACACCCTGGTGCCGAGCAAGGACAAGAAGTCGGTCTACCTCTACGTGGCCTCGTACGGACCGTCGGACACCTACGCCGGCTGCGCGACGCCGCACGACTCGATCTCGATCGTCAAGGTACCGCTGAAGAAGCCGACCCAGGCCGCCGTGGTGGCGGTGCCGAACCTCTTCCCGGACGGCGGCAACCCCGGTGGCAACGGCAGCTCGACCACGAGCGGCTGCCACGACATCACCGTCTACCCGAGCAAGGACCTGGCCGCCGGCGCCTGCATGGGTGACGGCATCCTGCTGAACATCGCCAACCGCGAGGCGCCCCGGGTGATCAACCGGGTACGCGACACGGTGAACTTCTCGTTCTGGCACTCGGCGACGTTCAACAACTCCGGTACCAAGGTCGTCTTCACCGACGAACTCGGCGGCGGCGGCGCCGCGACCTGCGTCGAGACCGTCGAGCCGACCCGGGGCGCCAACGCCATCTACGACATCGCCGGTCGGGGCGACGGCCGCAACCTGGTCTTCCGGAGCTACTACAAGATCCCCCGGCTGAACACCACGCTGGAGAACTGCGTCGCGCACAACGGGTCGCTGATCCCCGTGCTCGGCCGGGACATCATGGTCCAGGCGTGGTACCAGGGCGGCATCTCGGTCTTCGACTTCACCGACTCGGCCCGCCCGGTCGAGATCGCCTACTGGGAGCGGGGTCCACTCTCGACGGAGCGCCGGATCACCGGCGGATCGTGGTCGGCGTACTGGTACAACGGCCACATCTACTCCAACGACATCCAGAAGGGCCTGGACGTCCTGGAGCTGCGGGACTGGCGGATCTGGACGGCGCACCTGACCCGGTTCAAGGAGCTGAACGTGCAGACCCAGCCCAGCTACCTGGGCAGCAACTGGTAGCCACAGCCGTACGCACCGGGCGGCCCGGTCCCCGCGAGCGGGGACCGGGCCGTTCCCGTGATAACTTGCCCGACCTGTGGGAGGGGAGGGCCGGTGCGGGACGGCATCTACGTCGGCCAGGCGGAGATCGACGGCGCGGAGAACGGCGGCTGGCTGCTCGGCCACTTCATGCCGCCCGGCGTGGACGTGCGGCACAGCGCCGAGGTGGAGGTCAAGTGGGGGGTGCACCCGGCCGGTGACACCCGGGCCGAGTGGGTGACCGGAGAACGGCGTACCGCCCTGCTGGTGCTGGTCTCCGGTCGGTTCCACGTCGAGCTGCGGGACCGTACCGTCGTGCTGACCAGACCGGGTGACTACGTCGTCTGGGGACCCGGGGTCGACCACTCCTGGCTGGCTCCGGAACCGGCGGTGGTGCTCACGGTCCGCTGGCCGTCGGTGGCCGGCTACAAGGTCGCGGCGAGCTGAATCCGCCGCTCGGGTCGGCCGTACCCGGCGGCGGGGAGGCGGCCGGCGGGGTCCGGGAAACGGTACCGGGTCCCCGTGCCCGGGGGACCGACCGCCGCGACGGGGGCACGCGGGGCCGGTTCCTGGGCACGGGGACGTCCTCGGTGCCGGTCAGCCGAGTGTGCAGCTGACCGCCGGGGCCGGATTGCTGCCTGTCCAACTGCCGACGAAGCCGAACGTGGCCGTACCGCCGGGCGCGAGCGAGCCGTTCCAGCCGACGTTCCGGGCGGTCACCGTGCCGCCGCTCTGCGACACGGTGGCGTTCCAGGCCTGACTGACCTGTTGACCGGCAGCGAAGGCCAGCTCGGCCGTCCAGGACCGGCCCGCCGTGGTGCCGTTGTTGGCAACCGTCACCTCACCCTGGAAGCCGCCCTGCCACTGCCCGATGCTGCGGTAGGTCGCCGTACAGCCGCCGGCCGGTGGTGCGGTGGTGGCGGTCGGCGGCGGGGTCGGGGTCCGGGTCGGCGGTGGGGTCGGGGTACGGGTCGGCGGCGGGGTGGGCGTGACGCCGTCCAGCACCGCCGCCAGCGCCGGATACCACCGGTCGGACATCTTCTGGTCCCCGGCGGCGTTGGGGTGCACCCCGTCGTAGGTGTCGCTGCCCGTGCTGAAGCCGGTCCACTGGTCGACCACCACGATCGGCGATCCGGCGGTGCTCTTCGACGCCGCCCAGCCCGGAATGGCGTCGTTGAGCGCCACCACCCGCTGGCCACACTCGGCGCAGGTGCTCGGCGCCATCGGGATGATCTTCGCGACCAGGATCTTCATCGCCGGGTTGCTGGCCCGCATCTGGTCCACCAGCTTCCCGTACGCGGCGAGGATGGTCGAGGTGGCCCGGTTGCTCCAGACGTCGTTGGTGCCGAAGTGCATCAGTACGACGTCCGGGCGGGTGGCGGCGAGCCACGGCGGCAACTGGTTCTGGTCGGCCACGGTGGTCACCAGGGCGCCGCCGTGCCCCTCGTTCTCCCCGTCGTACGGCTGTCCGCAGCCCTGCGGGCCGAGCGTGCCGACGAAGTCGATGTCGGTGTACCCGGTGTCCTGCAACCGGTTCCAGAGGATGGAGCGCCAACAGCCCGGGGAACCGGTGATCGAGTCGCCGAGCGGCATGATGCGCACGGGTGCCGGTGCCTCCGCCGGTAGCGCGGGTCTGGCCACGACGACCGTGCCGAGCGCGACGGCGAGCGCGGCGAGCACGATGCTGAGCAGGGGCCTGCGGAGCATGGTTGTCTCCTGTCACGGTGTTAGGGGTGGAACGTGCCCGGCCCTGTGCGCCCGAGATATTCAAGCAGGTAACTGGATCAGAACTCAACCGGTACCGTCCGCCTACGGTCCGTGTCGTCTGCCTGCCGGCCGTTACGCCGACGGTGAACGGGTCTCCGTCAGCCTGTCGCCGGGGGCGAGGATGGACCGGTGACAGAGCACGACGTGGCGGTACGCCGGCTCGACCTCGGCTACTTCGTCCGGTCGGCGGCGGAGGCGGGCGAGCCGCACCCCCGGGTCGAGCCGGCGTACGGCTACCTGGTCCGGCGCCCGGAGGGGTTGCTGCTCTTCGACACCGGCATCGGCGAGCTCGACCCGGAGACGGAGGCGCGCTACCGGCCGGTCCGCCGGCCGGTGCTCGCGGCCCTGGCCGCCGCCGGGATCGGCCTCGACGAGATTGCGCTGGTGGTCAACTGCCACCTGCACTTCGACCACTGTGGTGGCAACCCGGCCCTGGCCGGCCGGCGGATCGTGGTGCAGCGGGCCGAGCTGGCCGTGGCCCGACAGCCCGGTCACACCATCCCCGAACTGGTCGACTTCCCGGGTGCCCGCTACGAGGAGCTGGACGGCGAGGCCGAGATCTGGCCGGAGGTGTGGATCCTGCCCACCCCGGGGCACACCGTCGGGCACCAGTCGCTGGTGGTACGCCAACCGGACGGCACCCTCGTCCTCGCCGGGCAGGCGCACGACTTCGCCTTCCAGTTCGGCTCGGCCCAGCTCGCCCTGCGGGCGGCCCGGGACGGGGTGGCGGAACCGCTGCCGCCGGTGCCGGGGTGGCTGCCCCGGCTGATGGACCTCGACCCGGCCCGGGTGCTCTTCGCGCACGACGGCGCGGTCTGGGAACCGACCTCCGACGAGTGGCGGCGGGCGTGACGACACGGGAGGGGTGGCCGAATGTCCGATGACACCAGGGTGGCGGCGCTGCGCGAGGCCGAGCGGCGGCTCCAGGCGGCCCAGCTCGCCTCGGACGTCGCCGAGCTGGACCGACTGCTCGACGAACGACTCGTCTTCACCGGCCCGGACGGCAACCACTACGGCAAGCAGGACGACCTGCGGGTGCACCGCACCGGGGAGCAGGTCCTGACCGAGGTCCGCGAGGAGGAGTTGACCGTCCTGGTCAGCGGCGACACCGGGGTCAGCTGGTTTCTCGGCACCCTGGCCGGGACGATGGCCGGCACGCCGTTCACGGCACGGGTGCGGTACACGCGCACCTGGATCCATGTCGACGGTGGCGGGTGGCGACTGCTGGCGGCACACGTCAGCGCCGTATGACCACCTCCGGTGCGCGGCGCCAGGGTCACCCGATGGTGATCTTTCCGGTCGACGACGTCACCCCCGCCGCCGAGCCGCTGCCCACCCGGCCGCTCGGGGAGCTGTTCGGCGACGCGATCGTCGTCGGCGGAGACCCGACGCTGCCGGTGCTGGTGCCGGACGGCGTTCATCCGCTGCTCGGCGCCGTGGCGCGGGCGTTCGCCGACCACCGTCCGCTGGTGCTCTCGCCGGACGCGGTGTGGCTGACCATCGCGCAGGGCGTCGCCCAGCACGTCCGGCTGCACGCGGAGGAGTTGCGGCCCCGACTGGTACGCCACTCCGGGCGCAAGCGGCTGGAGGTCGTCGTCGACGGCACGATGCCGGAGAACGCGGAGGCCTGGCGGGACATGGTGGAGCTGTTCGGCAAGCTGCTCCGGGCCGAGAGCGCCGGGGCGGACCTCTTCGAGTGCGACTTCTCCACCAGTACCGAGGTCGAGCGGGTCGCCGGGCGGATCGTCATGCTCGACGCGTACTCGCCGTACTTCGCGATCTGGATGGTCTTCGTCTGCGGGATCCCGTCGATCACCCTGACCGGCACGGTCGAGGACTGGCGGCGGATCCGGGACCGGGTGGACGCCCTCGCGGATCTGGGGCTCACGACCTGGCACCGCTCGCTCGCACCGATCCTCGACCAGTTCGTCCGGGCCGCCTCCGGCGACGTCGACACCGCCTTCTGGCAGCGCATCTACAGCCCCGTCGACGCGTACGGCGGTGAGGTGGTCACCGGTTGGGTGGCGCGGCTGTATCCGTACCTCAGCGGGAACGCCGTCGCCGACGAGCCGAACCCGCTGCTGGAGCTGCCGATCGGCGAGCCTCGCGACGTCACCGTCGCGCACGGTTTCTATCACGGTCCCGGCATCCGGACCGACCGGGTGCCGGGCACCCTGTCCCGGGTGGTCATCAACGTCAACGACCGGGTCGGCGGCGACAACCGGGCGCTGGCCCTGCACGGCGGCCTGGCGGCCGTGGCACAGGACGACGGGGGTGCGCTGCGCCCCGTC from Plantactinospora sp. BC1 carries:
- a CDS encoding DUF4419 domain-containing protein codes for the protein MVIFPVDDVTPAAEPLPTRPLGELFGDAIVVGGDPTLPVLVPDGVHPLLGAVARAFADHRPLVLSPDAVWLTIAQGVAQHVRLHAEELRPRLVRHSGRKRLEVVVDGTMPENAEAWRDMVELFGKLLRAESAGADLFECDFSTSTEVERVAGRIVMLDAYSPYFAIWMVFVCGIPSITLTGTVEDWRRIRDRVDALADLGLTTWHRSLAPILDQFVRAASGDVDTAFWQRIYSPVDAYGGEVVTGWVARLYPYLSGNAVADEPNPLLELPIGEPRDVTVAHGFYHGPGIRTDRVPGTLSRVVINVNDRVGGDNRALALHGGLAAVAQDDGGALRPVAGWYLGRASVAIDDVLDRIVRDHQTTPPQPDHPMHTHTDGDLVAIYRRIGSATLFDGGWRLLPAAEQDWIFDGVGDLGIAVIGELADGRSLCAAADFTAQTTHWVVCRVERGAADRPGSPGPLRLVDRLAEVPVYGSSLALLLDAALDSGGDIRHLETGRLDALAGAAAQQHPPVDGRDPGVA
- a CDS encoding MBL fold metallo-hydrolase; its protein translation is MTEHDVAVRRLDLGYFVRSAAEAGEPHPRVEPAYGYLVRRPEGLLLFDTGIGELDPETEARYRPVRRPVLAALAAAGIGLDEIALVVNCHLHFDHCGGNPALAGRRIVVQRAELAVARQPGHTIPELVDFPGARYEELDGEAEIWPEVWILPTPGHTVGHQSLVVRQPDGTLVLAGQAHDFAFQFGSAQLALRAARDGVAEPLPPVPGWLPRLMDLDPARVLFAHDGAVWEPTSDEWRRA
- a CDS encoding cellulose binding domain-containing protein, encoding MLRRPLLSIVLAALAVALGTVVVARPALPAEAPAPVRIMPLGDSITGSPGCWRSILWNRLQDTGYTDIDFVGTLGPQGCGQPYDGENEGHGGALVTTVADQNQLPPWLAATRPDVVLMHFGTNDVWSNRATSTILAAYGKLVDQMRASNPAMKILVAKIIPMAPSTCAECGQRVVALNDAIPGWAASKSTAGSPIVVVDQWTGFSTGSDTYDGVHPNAAGDQKMSDRWYPALAAVLDGVTPTPPPTRTPTPPPTRTPTPPPTATTAPPAGGCTATYRSIGQWQGGFQGEVTVANNGTTAGRSWTAELAFAAGQQVSQAWNATVSQSGGTVTARNVGWNGSLAPGGTATFGFVGSWTGSNPAPAVSCTLG
- a CDS encoding signal peptidase I yields the protein MRDGIYVGQAEIDGAENGGWLLGHFMPPGVDVRHSAEVEVKWGVHPAGDTRAEWVTGERRTALLVLVSGRFHVELRDRTVVLTRPGDYVVWGPGVDHSWLAPEPAVVLTVRWPSVAGYKVAAS
- a CDS encoding nuclear transport factor 2 family protein; its protein translation is MSDDTRVAALREAERRLQAAQLASDVAELDRLLDERLVFTGPDGNHYGKQDDLRVHRTGEQVLTEVREEELTVLVSGDTGVSWFLGTLAGTMAGTPFTARVRYTRTWIHVDGGGWRLLAAHVSAV